The Sceloporus undulatus isolate JIND9_A2432 ecotype Alabama chromosome 7, SceUnd_v1.1, whole genome shotgun sequence genome segment GGGAGGTATGGCTATTCTGGAGGGTACCAAGTTGGAGAAATCTGTCTACAGACTTTGTTGTGTTGGAACTAGGAATGCATTTGTTTAAAGAGCAAAGATCTGTGAGCACATACTTACTTAGATCTCCTCTGGAAGAGATAaaaaagtggattttaaaatgagttttacTCTATTTTCCTCATGGGCAGCTTCTTAGAAGCTCTCCTGCAGAGAAAAATATTACAAGAGTCGTTTTAAACGCCACTTGGCTTTATTAACAGACTGTTCCTGTGGCCGCTAATTTAAAAGGTTACCCAGAATGAGACAGTAGAATTCTGGACTTTACCACATCAGGTGGAGTAGCTAATatactttggaatattttcccACGTTAAAAAGACAATATTTGCCTGTAATAAACGGACACATTAGGGTAAGGTCTTTGTTAGTCCTCTCCTGCCGCCATTGACACAGATTTCTCTGCAAGGGTACATTACATGCCACTGCAGGCAATGTTCTGAAGTAGTCAGGAACATTGCCACTTAATTCCCTTTCTCATCCTCTttgtaatttcattttctttctgtttctctgttttcaCATTAAAGGTCCTGATAGAAAAGGAGTGGATTGCGATGGGCCACAAATTCGCACACAGGTAAAAATCAGATTTGTCTGTTAAGATCTGCTCAGCGGAAATGCTTTCCTTTACTAATCTCATTTAGCTTTGCAGTTAGATTTTAATCAGTTGCTGTAGTCTATTTGTATCTGTTGTGCACAAGAACTGGTGCAACAGAAGAGAGAAACCTGAATTAAATTAATCCCCAACTCCATCTCATCTTCTCCCTCACTCCATGTTACTCTTATCAGCTCTGCGAGAGCCAGCAAATAAACAACTCCTTTAATATCTCAGttggagaggaaagggagaaaggagaacaGTAATGATGTTGAACTCCTCAATAGTGCCATATAAATTTTTCTGTCCTGTTTTCTCATTGAGGAACTTGACATGTCAAGGGTTCCCAGAGCCATTCTTGGCAATGCCCATTCCTGCTTAGCTTCAGCTCATTTACTGTTATCCCATGATTTGCAAATATGTGTTATTAGTTGTTATACTCATTCTTTGTCTAAAAGGTCTCCCagaacagctttaaaaataatcagaaatgAGAAAGCCCAGTCCCCCAGGCTTACAATGTGAAAGACATGACCGAAAGGAAAACCTGTGCGGAGGGAAAGCAAGTTCAGGCACTAAATTGTTGGCTACAAACTTCAGTCACTGATAGATCAGTTCAGTGGCATCATAGAACTGGATTTAAGCACAGTGGGATGGCTGTGGTTTCATCTCCTTTAAGTGGCAAGAGTGTGTATAGTTCAGGTCTAGAAGCAGAATAGCAATAAGGTGACAGACAGGgagacagtgtggtttagtggtttgtgttttggactaggtctaggttttgaatccctgctcagccatggaagctcattctctcagccacctctgaataaatcttgccaagaaaaccctaggagtgGGCCATATAAATTGGCATCACCTTAAATGAACACAATTACAAGGCTAACAGCTCAGGTGAAGCATCCCTACTCAAATGGTGGTTCCTGGACTGGTGCTGGTTTctggcaaggaaggaaagaagcaagtGTACCAATGGAGACAGATCTGGTGACCTAAGATGTGTTTTCAGTTGAAGATGGTGTAAAATGGCTGATCTGCATtgaccttttttcttccttcccaggTGTGGCCATCTGGAAGGCGACCCCAAGGAAGTCTCTCCTGTCTTCACCCAGTTCATCGAATGCACCTGGCAGCTCATGCAACAGTTCCCTTGCGCCTTCGCTTTTAATGAGCGGTTTCTTCTTGAAATTCATGATCACATCTATTCCTGCCAGTTTGGCAATTTTCTGGGCACTTGCCATAAGGAGCGGGAAGATTTGCAGTGAGTTGGAATTTCCAGCAGTATTTGGGGGCATTTGTTTTTACCCCTAGGATGCCATGGGGCTTTATGTGAGCTACATTTGACCCACTCATGTTGTAGATAATGCTGAGCTACATGGACCAAAAGTCAAACACAGCACAAAGTAGCTTCCCCATCACTGTAATGAATGAGTACCATAACCATTCCTTGTTTATTGATTGCAGAATCTTTGAGAAGACGCATTCCCTGTGGCCGTTCCTTCTTCAGAAGAAGCAAGAGTTCAGAAATCCACTCTATAAGGGATTCACAGCTTACCAGGAACTGTGGCCGAACACTTTCCCATACAGTTTCCAGTAAGTTTCTTACGGACAGAGAATAACATGCAGGCTctgttaaaatcatacagtttTCCTCTTTTGAAAGAGAAAGATATTTGCATTCTGCTTACCCTTCACAAACAGTAATGTTTCACAggtttctcaattattttctctctctgaggTTCTGGTGTGGCATGTACAACCGGTTTGACAAAGGGATGCACCCAAAGCAGTGCGTGTTGGATCACCTCCTTGGCTGCATCAGCCAGAAATTGGAGTTGGAAGATGCTGCAACTGATCTGGAGAACGTGAGTTTTTTAAATTAGTTCATTATATTCCACTTGTCTgctaatatgggacccaaggcagctgagATAGTAAAGCAAAATGCAGCTAAAAACCTGTCACAAGAGTAAAAACAATTAAGTTAACTCTCCTGTTAAACCAGTACTAGTAtagaacagtttgaaagcatttgAAAGCATAACAGTGAGTATAACAGTCCAGTGCACACACATCCTTAAAAGATTCTTCTATATAACTAGTCAATATCCAAAAATCTCCCTAACTAGAAGggtctttgcctgccaacagGAGAGAATAGAAGCGCCAGGTTAGCTTTCCATGGGAAGGTACTCCAAAATCTGGGGCAACCACCATTGTAGGCTCTGTCCCATGTTTTTATCAAATGTGCCTGAGATAATAATGGGATAGAGAGAAAGCCTTTGCCTGAAGATCCCAAACCTTAGGCAAACACATATTGGGCTGACGTGGACTTTCATATTATCTGAACTGTAGTGTTTAGCAATGAACTGAATTTAAATTgttcccagaaacaaactggcctTGATCCTGCCAAGAGCTTTGGTTCTGAAAATGGATTCCTTTCTGTCACTCCAGAAACTGCCTCTCTCTGATGGCTTGCCCCTGCCAGAGGAGATTGCCATCTTGTCCAAACTGACAACTGCTTCAACCAGCTGTTCAAAATCCCCAATGCTCAACACTCCCCAGGACTATGAAGGTGAGGAGGTTCCTGCGCTCCTGGCCAATGGCAGCATAGCAGGGAAAGAAAGTGAGGGATCTGACCATCCATTGAAGAGCAAGGAGAGCCTCGTGAATCCCCTCGACATTCCAGAAGGCGATGGCGTCACTACCAATGGGACTGCGCAGCTTGACGCTCAAGGGCAAAATCTCCAGAACCATTGAGCTGAGTTGCGCATCTTGTGTCTGTTACAGGGAGCAGCTGTAAAGCATGCAAGAGCTGTGGCCTGGCGCCAAGGGAGCCACTTCTGTGGCTAAGTGTTGTGTTCTGTGTTTTGAAAGTGGGCAAGGGAGTGGGGTCCAGATTGTAGGCCCTTTGAGAGCAGCCGGGTGTGGGGCTGGAAATAACTGCCCAAATAGCCATAGTTAATGCCAGGCTTCTCCTACCATCAACGCATGGCTCCTGTGGCTAATGTCTGAGGCTAGATGGCCCTCTTTTAACAtggagaatttttaaagaaagccaCACAGACCCAGGACCTGATCTGTGGAGTCAAAAGCAGAGTGAGCTGGTGGTACTGAAAGGTGCCAATGTCAGTCCATTTGAAAGAAGCCTTTTGGGGCTGGCTCGCGACACCTTGCATGGGAATTTCAC includes the following:
- the LOC121936564 gene encoding myotubularin-related protein 8-like isoform X2 → MPKDNREAGWNLIDVKVDYQRMGIPNDYWEITDFNKEYEVCNTYSPELVVPKAATRAMVLGSSKFRSRGRIPVLSYFYKENNAAICRCSQPLSGFNARCLEDEQLLQAIREANPGSPFMYVVDTRPKLNAMANRAAGKGYENVDNYDNIRFKFIGIENIHVMRSSLQKLLEVCETKSPSMSDFLTGLENSGWLRHIKAVMDAGVFLAKAVKGEKASVLVHCSDGWDRTAQVCSVACLLLDPFYRTFKGFMVLIEKEWIAMGHKFAHRCGHLEGDPKEVSPVFTQFIECTWQLMQQFPCAFAFNERFLLEIHDHIYSCQFGNFLGTCHKEREDLQIFEKTHSLWPFLLQKKQEFRNPLYKGFTAYQELWPNTFPYSFQFWCGMYNRFDKGMHPKQCVLDHLLGCISQKLELEDAATDLENKLPLSDGLPLPEEIAILSKLTTASTSCSKSPMLNTPQDYEGEEVPALLANGSIAGKESEGSDHPLKSKESLVNPLDIPEGDGVTTNGTAQLDAQGQNLQNH